The DNA region CCATAAGGCATGGCGACCACAAAGTTGCCGCTGATGACCTGCATGTCGGCGCCGTGCATGGGGGAATTGGGCAGTCCGGTGGATAGTGCGGCCTCCACCGTTGTGCGCGCCTCACCAATGGCTTGAATAACCAGGCTCAGGCTTTCGCTATCGGTGATGCGCAGGTTTTTGTGGAAATTGCTGTAAGTGTCTGCGACCTGCAGGCGTTCGTCGATTTGTGGACGTGCGCCATGTACCAGTACCAAACGTACCCCGAGGCTGGACAGCAGGGCTACGTCATGGATGATGTTGTGGAAGTTGGGATGCTTGATTCCCTCGCCCGGCAACATGAGCACAAAGGTTCTACCCCGATGCTTATTGATATAGGGCGATGAATGGCGAAACCATTTAACGTAGTCTTGGGAAATATTGGGCACGTTTGTTCTCTGGTTGTGAATATGGCTTATAGACAGTAACGCTCAATCAGTTCGCGCAAAATTTTCACCGCTGGCTCTATTTGGTCGAGCGGAATAAATTCATCGGGCTGGTGCGCCTGGTTGATAGAGCCGGGACCTAGCACCAATGTTTGCATACCCAACTGTTGCATAAAGGGAGCCTCCGTGGCAAAGGCAACGCTTTCGGCACTGTGGCCGGTGAGTTGCTCGCAAACTTGCACCAGGTCGCTGGTTCTGTCCTGTGCGAAGGGATCTACGCCTTCAAACAGGGAGGAGAGCACTATATCTGTCCCGGTGCGCTCTGCAATAGGGGTAAGGCGCTGTTGGATAGCCTGGCGTATGGCTTCATTTTCCATACCGGGTAGCAGGCGCAGATCGAAATGCAGCTCGCAATCAGCACAGATCCGGTTAGCGCCGTCACCGCCGTGAATACAACCGAGGTTGAGTGTTGGTGTTTGCACGGCAAAACCCGGGTCCCGGTATTTCAATTGCAATTCACTGCGCAGGGCCAGTAATTCTCCCATTACATTGTGCATGGCCTCCAGTGCGTTATTGCCCAGGGCCGGGTTGGACGAGTGGCCGCTTTTACCGCGCACACGAATAGCTTCCATCATGATGCCTTTGTGGGCGCGCACCGGCACCAACCCGGTTGGTTCACCGATGATGGCGCAGCCTGGTGTTGAGCCCTGCATCCCCTCGCGCACCAGGGCACGTGCACCGCTCATGCTGCTCTCCTCGTCAGCGGTGGCCAGTACAATCAGTGGGTGGCGGAAACGTGTATACAGGTAGGGCTTTACTGCTTCGATAATGACCGGGAAAAACCCCTTCATGTCTGTTGCGCCCAGGCCATAAAGTTTGCCGTCTTTTTCCGTGAGGGTGAACGGGTCGCTCTGCCAGCGGTTGGCATCATAGGGCACAGTGTCTGTATGGCCGGCAAGTAGTAACCCTCCTTCACCTTTACCCAGGGTGGCGATGAGGTTGGCTTTCCCCGGTTGCTCCAATGGCATCACCCGGGTGATGAAGTTCATGTCGGCAAAGCTGTTGGCCAGGTAGTCGATAACCGGGCGATTGGGCATGTCCCACTCGGGTACAGCGCAGCTTACAGAGGGAATAGCTACCAAATCCCGTAGTTGTTGGCGGTAGTGCTTAGCATCGAAAGTCATGGGGTGATATGCCCTTGTGGCGAAAGCCTGTATCGGGTTGTTATCGGTGATCGGGCATTAAAAAGCAAGTTCTGGCAAATAAAAAGCCCGGCGAGGAAAACCGGGCCGGGCTTTGGGGGCAATCAAAGGCTAGCGCCTTAGCTGAATAGCCCTTTAAAGAAGTAAAAGAAGAGAATGGATAGGCCGGCACCGGCGGGTAGGGTGATTACCCAGGAGGCGAAAATGCCGCCGATAACCCCCAGGTTCAGGGCGCCAATACCGCGCGCCAGGCCGACGCCCAATACCGCGCCTACCAAGGTATGGGTGGTAGAAATGGGCAGGCCAATACCCGAGGCGATAACCACCGTGGCGGCGGCGGCCATTTCTGCGGCAAAACCGCGGCTGGGGGTCAGTTCGGTAATTTTCTTGCCGATGGTCACCATGACTTTGTAGCCGTAGGTGGCCAGGCCAATAACAATGCCGGTGGCACCCAGCAGCAATACCCAGGACGGCACCAGGGCTTTGGTCTCAACTGCTCCGGCCTGAACCACGGCGATTACCGCTGCTACCGGGCCTACGGCATTGGCCACATCGTTGGAGCCGTGGGCAAATGCCATGGAGCAGGCGGTAAAAATCATGAGGACGCCAAATACACGCTCCACGCTGGAAAACCGATTGCTTTTGTCCGCATGCGTATCCTGGTTGATACGGCTGAGCAGGTAGATACCTATACCGGCAACCGCAATGCCAATGAGTGCGGCAATCACCACTGCCTGGATGAAACCGAACTCAATATGATGCTCCTTGAGCACATACTTGAGCCCTTTGAGCAGGGTAACCATGGACAGGAAAAAGCCCACTGCAAACATGTAAAAGGGAATGTAGCGCTTGGCGTTGCCGAAAGGATCTTCGGTGTCCAGGATAAGGTGCTGCACCGAGCGGAAAATCCAGAAGGAGATAAAGCCGGCAATCACCGGGGTAATTATCCAGCTGCCCACAATGCCCCATACCTGGCCCCACTGTACCGCATCTACTGAAATACCCACGGCGGCGAAGCCAATAATGGCCCCGACAATCGAGTGGGTAGTGGATACCGGCCAGCCGAGGATACTGGCGATTAGCAGCCAACTGCCCGCCGCCAGCAGTGAGGAGAGCATCCCGTAGACAAACAGGTCGGGGTGGCTGGACATGATATCCAGCTCAACAATACCGCTGCGGATAGTTTCTGTTACTTCACCACCGGCGAGATAAGCACCGGCAAACTCGAACACCATGGCGATAATAATCGCCTGCTTCATGGTGAGCGCACGCGAGCCCACCGAGGTTCCCATTGCATTGGACACATCGTTGGCGCCAATGCCCCAGGCCATAAACAAGCCAAAAACGCACGCCAGAACAAACAGCACCTGGCCGTATTCAGCAAATAAAGTCATTATGGAATCCCCAAATTAAGATCGATTAGTGCGCCAGCAGCAGCTGCAAACGCCCGCCTACATCGTGGGCGCGGTTGGCGATATCGCCGACCCAGTCAATGATGTTGTACAGAAACATCACATCCACAGGGGGTAACTGGGCCTCCAGGGCAAAGAGGGAGGTACGGACGCCAATTTCCAAGTGGTCGGCCTTCTCTTCGAGTTTGTCCAATTCCTT from Cellvibrio japonicus Ueda107 includes:
- the argE gene encoding acetylornithine deacetylase, yielding MTFDAKHYRQQLRDLVAIPSVSCAVPEWDMPNRPVIDYLANSFADMNFITRVMPLEQPGKANLIATLGKGEGGLLLAGHTDTVPYDANRWQSDPFTLTEKDGKLYGLGATDMKGFFPVIIEAVKPYLYTRFRHPLIVLATADEESSMSGARALVREGMQGSTPGCAIIGEPTGLVPVRAHKGIMMEAIRVRGKSGHSSNPALGNNALEAMHNVMGELLALRSELQLKYRDPGFAVQTPTLNLGCIHGGDGANRICADCELHFDLRLLPGMENEAIRQAIQQRLTPIAERTGTDIVLSSLFEGVDPFAQDRTSDLVQVCEQLTGHSAESVAFATEAPFMQQLGMQTLVLGPGSINQAHQPDEFIPLDQIEPAVKILRELIERYCL
- a CDS encoding inorganic phosphate transporter — encoded protein: MTLFAEYGQVLFVLACVFGLFMAWGIGANDVSNAMGTSVGSRALTMKQAIIIAMVFEFAGAYLAGGEVTETIRSGIVELDIMSSHPDLFVYGMLSSLLAAGSWLLIASILGWPVSTTHSIVGAIIGFAAVGISVDAVQWGQVWGIVGSWIITPVIAGFISFWIFRSVQHLILDTEDPFGNAKRYIPFYMFAVGFFLSMVTLLKGLKYVLKEHHIEFGFIQAVVIAALIGIAVAGIGIYLLSRINQDTHADKSNRFSSVERVFGVLMIFTACSMAFAHGSNDVANAVGPVAAVIAVVQAGAVETKALVPSWVLLLGATGIVIGLATYGYKVMVTIGKKITELTPSRGFAAEMAAAATVVIASGIGLPISTTHTLVGAVLGVGLARGIGALNLGVIGGIFASWVITLPAGAGLSILFFYFFKGLFS